The Paracoccus sp. TOH sequence GCGAAGGGCGGGTTCTTCTTCAGCATCGCGGCCAGCGCATCGTCGGGGCCGGGCGGCGAGGGCGTCCAGATGGCGAAGAAGCCGCCGGCGAAGCCGCCCAACCTCATGCGCGGCAGATCCAGATGACCGGTGCCGTCGCCCTCGAGCCAGAGCCGGTCGCGCGCCGGCCCCGCGGCCACCATGCGCTGCAGAAAATCGTTGTGACCGTCAAAGACCGGAATCATCGCGCCTTCCTTTCGCTCAGTGGCCGCACCATGCGCCCGATGCCGGGAAGCTGCAACCTCCTGACCGGCAAGCCGGAAAACCGCTGCCATTCCCGCCGTCCTGCGCTAAGCTGCAGCTGTCGCGAGGCAAGAGGAGGCCCAGCCAATGACCCGGATCGCAAAGGAATTCGACGGCCAGACGGTGATCTGCACCTTCGAGGTGACACCCGGTTCGGCGCATGACGTGATCGACGCGCTGAACGATGCCTACAAGCATGTGATCAGCCAACAGCCCGGCTATATCTCGGGGGCGATCCATCTGAACGATGCGCAGACCCGCATCGCCACCTATTCGCAATGGCGCGACCGGCGCGACTATCAGGCCATGCTGCGCAGCCCCGAGATGCGCGAGAGGAACCGCGCCATCGCCACCATGTGCCGGCATTTCGAGCCGGTGATGTACGAGGTGATCGACACCTGGCAAGCCTGAGGCGCCGGCCGATGCTGCGGCTGCGAAAAAGCCTCGCCTTGCGTGCGTTTCGCCCCTAGTCTGGCGGAAAACGGCCCGCAACGCCGGGCGGGCCGAGGCCGGAACGGAGGGCTCATGGCAGGACGCATCATCACGGTTGCCCAGCAGAAGGGCGGCTCGGGCAAGACCACCATCGCGGT is a genomic window containing:
- a CDS encoding antibiotic biosynthesis monooxygenase family protein, yielding MTRIAKEFDGQTVICTFEVTPGSAHDVIDALNDAYKHVISQQPGYISGAIHLNDAQTRIATYSQWRDRRDYQAMLRSPEMRERNRAIATMCRHFEPVMYEVIDTWQA